The following coding sequences lie in one Posidoniimonas polymericola genomic window:
- a CDS encoding L-rhamnose isomerase: protein MSNLEQRYSLAKEQFAEWGVEADAALAKLSQVAISMHCWQGDDVTGFEGADELGGGLAVTGSYPGKARTPDELRADLDQAYSLIPGDHRLNLHACYAETGDAKVERDGLKPEHFAAWIDWAKANNHGLDFNPTYFSHPNADDGFTLSHPDEGIRRFWVDHGIACREIGAAMGAALGSVCVNNIWIPDGYKDLPIDRRGPRERLAGSLDAILAKTFDKSHLLDAVESKLFGIGSESYVVGSHEFYLGYALKNGTVLCLDAGHFHPTELLADKLSSVFQYLDRVLLHVSRGVRWDSDHVVLLTDELNALAQELVRGDYLGRTHIGLDFFDASINRVAAWVIGTRATLKSLLRAMLEPIDRLMVAEREGDFTTRLALLEEAKQMPWGAVWDYYCEQNNTPSSDSWLAEVKRYETDVLAKRN from the coding sequence GTGTCGAACCTCGAGCAGCGTTATTCCCTGGCCAAGGAGCAGTTCGCCGAGTGGGGCGTCGAAGCCGACGCCGCCCTGGCTAAGCTCTCGCAAGTGGCGATCTCGATGCACTGCTGGCAGGGGGACGACGTCACCGGCTTCGAGGGCGCCGACGAGCTCGGCGGCGGCCTGGCCGTGACCGGATCGTACCCCGGCAAGGCCCGCACGCCGGACGAGCTGCGGGCGGACCTCGACCAGGCGTACTCGCTGATCCCCGGCGACCACCGCCTGAACCTGCACGCCTGCTACGCCGAGACCGGCGACGCGAAGGTCGAGCGGGACGGGCTGAAGCCCGAGCACTTCGCCGCCTGGATCGACTGGGCTAAGGCAAACAACCACGGGCTCGACTTCAACCCAACCTACTTCTCGCACCCCAATGCCGACGACGGCTTTACCCTCTCGCACCCCGACGAGGGGATCCGCCGCTTCTGGGTCGACCACGGGATCGCGTGCCGGGAGATTGGCGCCGCGATGGGCGCGGCGCTCGGCTCGGTCTGCGTCAACAACATCTGGATCCCGGACGGCTACAAGGACCTGCCGATCGACCGCCGCGGCCCCCGCGAGCGGCTCGCCGGCTCGCTCGACGCGATCCTCGCCAAGACGTTCGACAAGTCGCACCTGCTCGACGCGGTCGAGTCGAAGTTGTTCGGCATCGGCTCGGAGAGCTACGTCGTTGGCTCGCACGAGTTCTACCTCGGCTACGCATTGAAGAACGGTACGGTGCTGTGCCTGGACGCGGGGCACTTCCACCCGACCGAGCTCTTGGCCGACAAGCTGAGCTCGGTGTTCCAGTACCTCGACCGCGTGCTGCTGCACGTCAGCCGCGGCGTCCGCTGGGACAGCGACCACGTGGTGCTGCTGACCGACGAGCTCAACGCCCTGGCCCAGGAGCTGGTCCGCGGCGACTACCTCGGCCGCACGCACATCGGCCTCGACTTCTTCGACGCTAGCATCAACCGCGTCGCGGCCTGGGTGATCGGCACCCGCGCGACGCTCAAGTCGCTGCTGCGGGCGATGCTCGAGCCGATCGACCGGCTGATGGTCGCCGAGCGGGAGGGCGACTTCACCACCCGCCTCGCCCTGCTCGAAGAGGCGAAGCAGATGCCGTGGGGCGCGGTGTGGGACTACTACTGCGAGCAGAACAACACGCCATCAAGCGACTCGTGGCTGGCCGAAGTCAAGCGCTACGAGACCGACGTGCTGGCCAAAAGAAACTAA
- a CDS encoding purine-cytosine permease family protein — MSESESTGGEFEREPAPKSSLLGFKSFIGMYAGEHCAGTELMLGPLFVAAGVTAWDLIMGLLIGNALAVLSWMVLCAPIATRARLTLYYQLEKICGRGLVTLYNIANGVAFCFLAGSMITVSATALGVWFKFPMPGLSDTYPNSVGWVVAVAALGVVVSFVAAAGYSMVARFANIAAPWMVLVFLAFGFIGLREFMNETGAEVNSLASFWELAQNDIWKGGEPLGGQSKFTFWHVMFFAWFCNMAMHIGMSDLSVFRFAKKSWYGLATASGMYVGHFMAWISASILYALQLHRTPENTDVLPGPLADNAAGIAGLICVIIAGWTTANPTIYRAGLAFQSIIPGASRFWVTLFTGLLVTIVGMFPGVAMGLLGFVAIYGLILMPMGAVIFCDFWLLPKLGLRSYYAEHARLPINWAAAVAWLGTLAICVGLVKGFPDVMIGDVRVFEIYFVALPGWFIASALYVGLSQVLQSSNPAEAA, encoded by the coding sequence ATGAGCGAATCCGAATCCACCGGCGGCGAGTTTGAGCGCGAACCCGCGCCCAAGAGCTCGCTGCTCGGCTTCAAAAGCTTCATCGGCATGTACGCCGGCGAGCACTGTGCGGGCACCGAGCTGATGCTCGGCCCGCTGTTTGTGGCGGCCGGCGTCACCGCCTGGGACCTGATCATGGGCCTGTTGATCGGCAACGCCCTAGCGGTGCTGAGCTGGATGGTGCTGTGCGCCCCGATCGCGACCCGCGCCCGGCTGACGCTGTACTACCAGCTGGAGAAGATCTGCGGCCGCGGCTTGGTGACGCTGTACAACATCGCGAACGGGGTGGCGTTCTGCTTCCTGGCCGGGTCGATGATCACGGTCTCCGCGACGGCGCTCGGCGTGTGGTTCAAGTTCCCGATGCCCGGCCTCTCGGACACCTACCCCAACTCCGTGGGCTGGGTGGTCGCCGTAGCGGCGCTCGGCGTGGTGGTCAGCTTTGTGGCGGCCGCCGGGTACAGCATGGTCGCCCGCTTCGCGAACATCGCCGCGCCGTGGATGGTGTTGGTGTTCCTGGCTTTCGGCTTCATCGGCCTGCGTGAGTTCATGAACGAGACCGGCGCCGAGGTCAACTCGCTGGCGTCCTTCTGGGAGCTCGCGCAGAACGACATCTGGAAGGGGGGCGAGCCGCTCGGCGGCCAATCCAAGTTCACCTTCTGGCACGTCATGTTCTTCGCCTGGTTCTGCAACATGGCGATGCACATCGGCATGAGCGACCTGTCCGTGTTCCGCTTCGCCAAGAAGTCTTGGTACGGCCTGGCCACGGCGTCGGGCATGTACGTCGGGCACTTCATGGCCTGGATCAGCGCCTCGATCCTCTACGCGCTACAGCTGCACCGCACGCCGGAGAACACCGACGTGCTGCCCGGACCGCTGGCCGACAACGCCGCCGGCATCGCTGGCCTGATCTGCGTGATCATCGCCGGCTGGACCACCGCCAACCCGACCATCTACCGCGCCGGTCTGGCGTTCCAGTCGATCATCCCCGGCGCGTCGCGGTTCTGGGTCACGCTGTTCACCGGACTGTTGGTCACGATTGTCGGCATGTTCCCGGGCGTCGCGATGGGACTGTTAGGATTCGTGGCGATCTACGGGCTGATCCTGATGCCGATGGGCGCCGTGATCTTCTGCGACTTCTGGCTGCTGCCGAAGCTCGGCCTGCGGTCGTACTACGCCGAGCACGCCCGGCTGCCGATCAACTGGGCCGCCGCGGTGGCCTGGCTCGGCACGCTGGCGATCTGCGTCGGGCTGGTGAAGGGCTTCCCCGACGTGATGATCGGCGACGTGCGCGTGTTTGAGATCTACTTTGTGGCCCTGCCGGGCTGGTTTATCGCGTCGGCCCTCTACGTCGGGCTCAGCCAGGTCCTGCAGTCATCGAACCCCGCGGAGGCGGCATGA
- a CDS encoding NTP transferase domain-containing protein, which yields MWARSPYEKPIKQRSGSVASNPDGPVLLIMAAGAARRYGGLKQLAPVGPGGEAIMEYSIHDALAGGFGKVVLVVRREFEQQFRDKFVDRASAAAPIDFAYQELESSVPERHLPVDRPKPWGTGHAVLCAKDLIDRPFAVINADDFYGPTALAKMGGFLTGVSNTQPMTGAMIGYQLRNTLSDHGTVSRGVCEVNPDGTLATIVERHSIARAGDDAVMEALEGQAVTLSGDAIVSMNLWGYPAAVFGELEERFHAFLDSPRGETQEYEIPTVTRQMMDDHLMSVRVFETDELWCGMTYQEDLPIAQERIAKLVEGGEYPSTLWGA from the coding sequence ATGTGGGCTCGTTCACCGTACGAGAAACCTATCAAGCAGCGGAGCGGCAGCGTGGCGAGCAACCCAGACGGACCGGTTTTGTTGATCATGGCGGCCGGCGCCGCGCGGCGGTACGGCGGCCTGAAGCAGCTGGCGCCGGTCGGCCCCGGCGGCGAGGCGATCATGGAGTACTCCATCCACGACGCCCTGGCCGGCGGCTTCGGCAAGGTTGTTCTAGTCGTCCGCCGCGAGTTTGAGCAGCAGTTCCGCGACAAGTTTGTTGACCGGGCTTCCGCAGCCGCGCCGATCGACTTCGCCTATCAGGAGCTAGAGAGCTCGGTCCCCGAACGCCACTTGCCGGTCGACCGCCCCAAGCCGTGGGGCACCGGCCACGCGGTGCTGTGCGCCAAGGACCTGATCGACCGCCCATTCGCGGTGATCAACGCCGACGACTTCTACGGCCCGACTGCGCTGGCCAAGATGGGCGGCTTCCTGACCGGCGTGAGTAATACGCAACCGATGACCGGCGCGATGATCGGCTACCAGCTCCGCAACACGCTGTCGGACCACGGCACGGTGAGCCGCGGCGTGTGTGAGGTGAACCCCGACGGCACACTGGCCACCATCGTCGAGCGGCACAGCATCGCCCGCGCCGGCGACGACGCAGTCATGGAGGCCCTCGAAGGGCAGGCGGTGACCCTCTCTGGCGACGCGATCGTGTCGATGAACCTGTGGGGCTACCCGGCAGCCGTGTTTGGCGAGCTAGAGGAACGCTTCCACGCGTTCCTCGATAGCCCCCGCGGCGAGACCCAAGAGTACGAGATCCCGACCGTCACCCGCCAGATGATGGACGACCACCTGATGTCGGTCCGCGTGTTCGAGACCGACGAGCTGTGGTGCGGCATGACCTACCAAGAGGACCTGCCGATTGCCCAGGAGCGGATCGCCAAGCTGGTCGAGGGAGGTGAGTACCCGAGCACGCTCTGGGGGGCGTAG
- a CDS encoding ABC transporter permease: MLARATTWWTILRICLEERLVYRGDFILGTLMRFLPIVTQIFLWTAVFASASSGRIQGYSREDVIAYYLLTMVGRAFSSMPGLASGIARQIREGEIKKFMIQPIDLLSFLLLARIAHKLVYYIVATGPFALVFFLCGDYFPPWPEATQILAFVASLLMGFLLGFFLEATIGMLGFWFLEVSSLLFVYMLFNFFFSGHMFPLDFLYGFLPDWLANLVMIQPLQFLAYFPAAVWLGKVQGWELLQGLALQAGWMVFFMFAARWAMNAGYRRYSGYGG, encoded by the coding sequence ATGCTGGCCCGCGCAACAACCTGGTGGACGATCCTGCGGATCTGCCTAGAGGAGCGCCTGGTCTACCGGGGCGATTTCATCCTCGGCACGCTGATGCGGTTCCTGCCGATCGTCACGCAGATCTTCCTGTGGACCGCCGTGTTCGCCTCGGCTTCGAGCGGCCGGATCCAGGGCTACTCGCGTGAGGACGTCATCGCCTACTACCTGCTGACCATGGTCGGCAGGGCGTTCAGCAGCATGCCGGGCCTCGCGTCGGGCATCGCCCGTCAGATCCGCGAGGGCGAGATCAAGAAGTTCATGATCCAGCCGATCGACCTGCTGTCGTTCCTGCTGCTGGCGCGGATCGCCCACAAGCTGGTGTACTACATCGTGGCGACCGGGCCGTTTGCGCTGGTGTTCTTCCTCTGCGGCGACTACTTCCCCCCCTGGCCCGAGGCGACGCAGATCCTGGCGTTCGTGGCTTCGCTGCTCATGGGCTTCCTGCTGGGGTTCTTCCTCGAGGCGACCATCGGCATGCTCGGCTTCTGGTTCCTGGAGGTCAGCTCGCTGCTGTTTGTCTACATGCTGTTCAACTTCTTCTTCTCCGGGCACATGTTCCCGCTCGACTTTCTCTACGGCTTCCTTCCCGACTGGCTCGCCAACCTAGTGATGATCCAGCCGCTGCAGTTCCTCGCCTACTTCCCGGCCGCGGTGTGGCTCGGCAAGGTGCAGGGCTGGGAGCTGCTCCAGGGCCTGGCGCTGCAGGCGGGCTGGATGGTGTTCTTCATGTTCGCCGCCCGCTGGGCGATGAACGCCGGCTACCGCCGGTACAGCGGGTACGGAGGGTAG
- a CDS encoding ABC transporter permease: protein MNPQSEIRTPQSPILLYPRLLWTFARNSLIRDMTFRSNFLIEMVSSMTWMVMNLGFYALVYGLLGENSSGQATIEGWTKYEFFVFIATTMFVNSLVQAFFMPNAQELSELVRTGGLDFVLLKPVDAQFMLSLRRISWSSLGNFFVALLLLGYSLSRLEGRPDSWLAALLYPAYVVAGVLILYSIMMTLAATSIWLGRNQSLYDFWFYITNFSRYPMEIYQGRFGDPIRTVFTFVVPILIVINVPARMMAKPLTPEYAQLAVYGAVVTVAALWFSRWVFQRALASYRSASS from the coding sequence ATGAACCCCCAATCCGAAATCCGCACTCCGCAATCCCCAATCCTCCTCTACCCCCGCCTGCTCTGGACCTTCGCCCGCAACAGCCTGATCCGGGACATGACGTTCCGGTCGAACTTCCTGATCGAGATGGTCAGCAGCATGACCTGGATGGTCATGAACTTGGGCTTCTACGCACTGGTGTACGGTCTGCTCGGCGAAAACTCCTCGGGCCAAGCCACGATTGAGGGCTGGACCAAGTACGAGTTCTTCGTGTTCATCGCCACGACGATGTTCGTCAACAGCCTGGTGCAGGCGTTCTTCATGCCCAACGCCCAGGAGCTGAGCGAGCTGGTCCGCACCGGCGGGCTCGACTTCGTGCTGCTCAAGCCGGTCGACGCGCAGTTTATGCTGTCGCTGCGGCGGATCAGCTGGTCGTCGCTGGGCAACTTTTTCGTGGCGCTGCTGCTGCTCGGCTACTCGCTGTCGCGGCTCGAGGGCCGGCCCGATTCCTGGCTGGCCGCCCTGCTCTACCCGGCGTATGTCGTGGCGGGCGTGCTGATCCTGTACAGCATCATGATGACCCTGGCGGCGACCAGCATCTGGCTGGGCCGCAACCAGTCGCTGTACGACTTCTGGTTCTACATCACCAACTTCTCCCGCTACCCGATGGAAATCTACCAGGGCCGCTTCGGCGACCCCATCCGCACGGTGTTCACCTTCGTGGTGCCAATCCTGATCGTCATCAACGTCCCGGCCCGGATGATGGCCAAGCCGCTGACGCCCGAGTACGCCCAATTGGCCGTGTACGGCGCGGTGGTGACCGTCGCCGCCCTCTGGTTTAGCCGCTGGGTTTTCCAGCGGGCGCTGGCGAGTTATCGGAGCGCGAGTAGCTAG